In Candidatus Stygibacter australis, the sequence CTTTCTGAGATCACACTTTCATTTATTGCTGTGATCATCGGCTGCGAATTTTCATTCACCAAACTGCGTGCTTATGGCAAAAAAGTGGTGATCATCACTCTGGTTCAGATGTTTCTCACTTTTGGTTTGATCTCTGCTGGACTCATTCTGCTGGGTCTTTCCACTTATGTTGCATTCATTCTGGGAGCGATTGGAGCTGCCACAGCCCCTGCTGCAACGGTAGTTATTGTAGAGAAATTACGGGCAAAAGGCGAATTTGTGGATTACCTGTATGGAATCGTAGCACTTGATGATGCAGGGACAGTTATCCTTTTTTCTATCGCCTTTGCTATAGCCAGCGCTGAGATCAGTGGCAGCGAAGTGGATTTCTGGATGGGACTTATTCACGCCGGTAAAGAAATACTTCTCTCAGTAATCATAGGAATAACTGGTGGTACATTGATCCATTTCATCACGCGCAACAGCAAGAACATGGGCGAAATGAAGATCATAACACTTGGAATTATTTTCCTGACGACCTCCGTGTGCATCAGCCTGCATCTATCACCGCTGATCGCTAATATGACCGTGGGAATGCTGCTGGTGAATCTCAGTCATAAAAATATCAGGATCATGAAAGCCCTGCAACCCCTCACCCCGCCTTTATATGCAATTTTCTTCTCGATAGCAGGAACTGAACTGCATCTGAAGATATTTACCTCTTCCACTGCCCTGATAGCGGGGATAGTGTTTATCATCATGCGAGCAATCGGAAAATATAGCGGAGTATATGCCACTGGGCATTTACTAAAGCTCAAGCCAAGTATTAGCAACTGGCTGGGGCTTGCCCTTCTACCCCAGGCTGGAGTGGCAATTGGATTAGTGCTTTTCGTACAAGGTTCCAGCGTGGTAGCTGATGCCTCTCCGGCAATCCAGCTTCAAATAACAGAAATGATCAATATAGTATTGATGAGTGTCTTTTTTAATGAATTAATAGGACCGCCTCTGGCAAAAATAGCCATTCGGAAGAATTTGAGGAGAAGATAATGGATCTAACTGAAGTATTAAGGCTGGAATGCTGCACAACAAATCTGCAGTCACATAGCAAAAATGAAATCCTGGAAGAACTTGCCAAACTAGTGAAACGTAATGAAATACTCAAAGATGTACCGGAAAACAAAATCCTGGAAAATCTGCATAAACGGGAGAGCCAGGGCAGCACAGGATTTGGCAGAGAAATAGCTATTCCCCACTGTCAGATCAGCGGTATCAAAGATTTTGTGGTTGGCATCGGGATTAGTCATAAAGGCGTGGATTATGATGCCATAGACCATAAGAAAGTAAAAATATTTGTGATCATCGTGGGACCTGTGGAAAGCCGCAGCGGTCATTTGCAATTGCTGGCAATGGTTTCCCGCATACTCAAGGAACCGCAAATTGAGCAGCATCTTCTGCAGCAGGAAAGCAAAATTGGTTTGATGGACGAATTTCTGCGGCATAGTCCTGATACATTATCTGCAGCACCGCGTGGTAAAGATAAATTGCTTATTCTGCTAGTGCGGGATCCTGATATCTTGGATGAGATATCAGAAATATTCCTGGAATATGGAGTGGAAGAAGCTACTATTCTTGAAACGGGCAGTATGAAGGGAGTTCTTTCCCAAGTACCTTTGTTTTTGGGCTTTTTTGATTTCACGGGTGACCGGGATGCATCCGGCAAGCTGATTATGGTAAAATTGCCCAGAGACTTTTTGCAGGCACTCATCCATGGTCTGGAAGATGCTTTTGGTAATCTGGATGATTATACCGGACTTGGTCTGGTTGTATTGGATATATTTTTTAGTAAAGGAATTTAAGCCAGGGGAAATAAAATGCGTAAGATAGTTTTAATGATTTTATTGTTCAGTATTTTGTCCCTTTTTGCCCAGACGGATTTGGAAAATAATCCGCAACTGGGGCATTACCTGAATAAGGATGAGATAGGCAGGGAAGTATCACGGGATTTTTATCAGACCGACCCACCGGATTTTGCCCGTAATATAGCAGAATTCGAGCCCATGGAAGGAGTACTGGTTCGTTCCCCATTTGGTATCAGCTACAACCTGATAGCAAGCATGTCTGAGCAGGATAAAGTGGTCACTATTGTAAGCAGTTCAGCCGCTCAAACCAGCGTTATCAGCAGTTATACATCTCACGGTGTAAATCTTGCTAATTGTGAATTTCTGATAGCACCCAGTAATAGTTACTGGTGCCGCGATTATGGACCATGGTATATCTATGACGGTAGTGAAATATCAATCGTGAATTTTATCTATAACAGACCCCGCCCTGATGACAATGATATTCCAATTGAAATGGCAGATTATCTGGATATTACTTTATATGGTATGCCTCTCGAGCATACTGGTGGTAATTATATGACTGATGGCTTTGGCATTTCGGCTTCCACTGATCTGGTTCAGCTGGAAAATCCAGGCTTGACGAATCAGGAGATCAATGACCTGATGTCAGATTATTTGGGAATAGATACCTATCATATGCTGCCTGATCCCAATAATACCTATATCGATCATATTGACTGCTGGGGTAAATTTCTGGGGGTAGATAAAGTGCTCATCAGAGAAGTTCCTGCCAGTCATGCTCAATATGATGAGAT encodes:
- a CDS encoding cation:proton antiporter, which encodes LSEITLSFIAVIIGCEFSFTKLRAYGKKVVIITLVQMFLTFGLISAGLILLGLSTYVAFILGAIGAATAPAATVVIVEKLRAKGEFVDYLYGIVALDDAGTVILFSIAFAIASAEISGSEVDFWMGLIHAGKEILLSVIIGITGGTLIHFITRNSKNMGEMKIITLGIIFLTTSVCISLHLSPLIANMTVGMLLVNLSHKNIRIMKALQPLTPPLYAIFFSIAGTELHLKIFTSSTALIAGIVFIIMRAIGKYSGVYATGHLLKLKPSISNWLGLALLPQAGVAIGLVLFVQGSSVVADASPAIQLQITEMINIVLMSVFFNELIGPPLAKIAIRKNLRRR
- a CDS encoding PTS sugar transporter subunit IIA, which encodes MDLTEVLRLECCTTNLQSHSKNEILEELAKLVKRNEILKDVPENKILENLHKRESQGSTGFGREIAIPHCQISGIKDFVVGIGISHKGVDYDAIDHKKVKIFVIIVGPVESRSGHLQLLAMVSRILKEPQIEQHLLQQESKIGLMDEFLRHSPDTLSAAPRGKDKLLILLVRDPDILDEISEIFLEYGVEEATILETGSMKGVLSQVPLFLGFFDFTGDRDASGKLIMVKLPRDFLQALIHGLEDAFGNLDDYTGLGLVVLDIFFSKGI